A stretch of the Asticcacaulis sp. ZE23SCel15 genome encodes the following:
- a CDS encoding glycoside hydrolase family 43 protein, with protein sequence MTLFKTGAISLATLLCATSVQAGDARFSVFEYSGTRQESAIAKPAADQYINPILSGYYPDPSITRVGDDYYLVNSSFAHFPGLPVFHSKNLVNWTQISNAISRPSQLNFDNLGTSRGVFAPDISHHDGTFYIVNTCVDCGGNFVITATDPKGPWSEPVWFEFEGIDPSIFWDKDGRAYMVNNGAPNEPPRYDGHRAIWVQEFDPKTLKMVGPRTQIVNGGVDITQKPSWIEGPHLINKDGYYYLTAAEGGTGDQHSQVVFRAPAITGPFVPFEGNPILSQRTLDPVRSNPITSAGHAKLVQTQNGDWWATFLATRPYGPDLYNIGRETFLLPVTWENGWPMILEGGKRIPFTAAKPSLPAGPKPAVPMNGDFGYKDEFDTLSPAWVGIRTPRTEFYSLDKGDLVLKAQTEAIGDKKGAPSFLGRRQQHHIATVTTAVTYMPEKDGDRAGLLATQSDDAYLFFGLTQMAGQTVIALNIRQTASDPVTGKRLVMAQIPHKAKSPVYLKITANGGTFDLAYALKKGEWVTIKKGLDATFLSTRKAGGFVGTLIGPYNEAAK encoded by the coding sequence ATGACCCTTTTTAAAACGGGAGCCATTTCACTGGCGACACTACTCTGCGCTACCTCAGTTCAAGCCGGTGACGCCCGCTTTTCGGTGTTTGAATATAGCGGCACCCGTCAGGAAAGCGCCATCGCCAAACCGGCTGCCGACCAGTACATAAACCCGATCCTGTCGGGCTATTACCCGGACCCCAGCATCACGCGGGTGGGTGACGACTATTATCTGGTCAATTCGTCATTTGCCCATTTCCCCGGTTTGCCGGTGTTCCATTCAAAAAATCTGGTCAACTGGACGCAAATTAGCAACGCTATTAGCCGCCCTTCGCAGTTAAACTTTGACAATCTGGGAACGTCGCGCGGGGTGTTTGCGCCTGATATTTCGCACCATGACGGCACCTTCTACATCGTCAACACCTGCGTCGATTGCGGCGGCAACTTCGTCATCACCGCCACCGATCCCAAAGGGCCGTGGTCAGAGCCGGTGTGGTTCGAATTTGAGGGCATCGACCCGTCGATATTCTGGGATAAGGACGGCAGGGCCTATATGGTCAACAACGGCGCCCCTAATGAGCCGCCGCGCTATGACGGCCACCGCGCCATCTGGGTGCAGGAGTTTGACCCAAAGACCCTGAAAATGGTCGGCCCGCGCACCCAGATCGTCAATGGCGGGGTCGATATCACCCAAAAGCCGTCATGGATCGAAGGCCCGCACCTGATCAATAAGGACGGTTATTACTACCTGACAGCCGCCGAAGGCGGCACCGGCGACCAGCACTCTCAGGTCGTGTTCCGCGCTCCGGCCATCACCGGCCCGTTCGTACCGTTTGAGGGCAATCCTATCCTCAGTCAGCGCACGCTTGATCCGGTCCGCAGCAATCCGATCACGTCCGCCGGTCATGCCAAACTGGTGCAGACCCAGAACGGCGACTGGTGGGCGACCTTTCTGGCCACCCGCCCCTATGGCCCGGATCTATACAATATCGGTCGTGAGACGTTCCTGCTGCCGGTGACGTGGGAAAACGGCTGGCCGATGATCCTTGAAGGCGGCAAGCGCATTCCATTCACCGCCGCCAAACCGAGCCTGCCTGCGGGCCCGAAACCGGCCGTGCCGATGAACGGTGATTTTGGCTATAAGGACGAGTTTGACACGCTATCGCCGGCTTGGGTCGGTATCCGCACCCCGCGCACCGAATTTTACAGCCTCGACAAAGGCGATCTGGTGCTGAAAGCCCAGACCGAGGCCATTGGCGACAAAAAGGGCGCGCCGTCATTCCTTGGCCGCCGTCAGCAGCACCACATCGCCACCGTCACCACCGCCGTGACCTACATGCCGGAAAAAGACGGCGATCGGGCGGGCCTTTTAGCCACCCAAAGCGACGACGCCTATCTGTTCTTTGGCCTGACCCAAATGGCCGGGCAGACCGTGATCGCGCTCAATATCCGCCAGACCGCCAGTGATCCGGTCACGGGTAAGCGTCTGGTCATGGCGCAGATTCCACATAAGGCCAAAAGCCCGGTCTATCTGAAAATCACAGCCAATGGCGGCACGTTCGACCTCGCCTATGCCCTTAAAAAAGGTGAGTGGGTGACGATCAAAAAGGGGCTGGACGCCACATTCCTGAGCACGCGTAAGGCAGGCGGATTTGTCGGCACCCTGATCGGCCCCTATAACGAAGCCGCAAAATAA